One Dermatophagoides farinae isolate YC_2012a chromosome 1, ASM2471394v1, whole genome shotgun sequence genomic region harbors:
- the Mob4 gene encoding MOB kinase activator 4 — MTVSTEKIVRRNPKGCKNEEFNNWPEEPFDEMDSTIAVQQYIQQKIRKDPSNIEEILSPPKGQDLGTWKYEHMRQFCLELNKLTVKLQAECNQESCSQMTATEQWIFLCAAHKAPKECPAIDYTRHTLDGAAALLNSNKYFPSRVTIKEASVAKLGSVCRRVYRIFSHAYYHHKAIYDDFENESFLCKRFSVFSIKYDLMSIENLIVPIAGLDFNDIKKVNSISATTCETAPGMESSVGTTVFTTVAANNDNFNAATVLRSTSDSSEA, encoded by the coding sequence ATGACGGTATCAACGGAAAAAATTGTACGAAGAAATCCTAAAGGGtgtaaaaatgaagaatttaaCAATTGGCCTGAAGAACcatttgatgaaatggaTTCGACGATAGCCGTACAACAATATATTCAACAAAAGATCCGAAAAGATCCATCGAATATTGAAGAAATTCTCAGCCCACCTAAGGGACAAGATTTGGGCACTTGGAAATATGAACATATGAGACAATTCTGTCtagaattgaacaaattgacTGTAAAATTACAAGCCGAATGTAACCAGGAAAGTTGTTCCCAAATGACAGCTACTGAACAAtggatttttctttgtgCTGCCCATAAAGCTCCAAAAGAATGTCCAGCTATTGATTATACCCGTCATACATTGGACGGTGCTGCTGCATTActcaattcaaacaaatattttcCATCACGAGTTACCATAAAGGAAGCGTCGGTTGCCAAATTGGGAAGCGTTTGTCGTCGAGTGTATCGGATATTTTCTCATgcttattatcatcataaagccatctatgatgattttgaaaacgAATCATTCTTATGCAAACGTTTCTCTGTGTTTTCCATCAAATATGATCTTATGTCCATCGAAAATCTTATTGTTCCAATAGCTGGTCTGGATTTTAATGATATTAAAAAAGTCAATTCGATATCAGCTACTACATGTGAAACGGCACCAGGTATGGAAAGCTCGGTAGGAACTACAGTTTTCACAACAGTGGCCGctaataatgacaatttcAATGCTGCAACAGTATTACGTAGCACTTCAGATTCTTCGGAAGCTTAA
- the LOC124492042 gene encoding transmembrane protein 50A — protein sequence MSACFENCLGRLQEDENRNKITSIVAGSFFAIGWWIIIDISSRYYYPDFNNAYHICGVLATISLLMINSVSSSRIEMYSYGVTDYTVHIWLFVGFVLGFGSLIASLWILFGAYVVTGVNILPGLGIFFQNLFIFLGSIIFKFGRKYDDY from the exons atGTCTGcatgttttgaaaattgtctTGGACGTTTACAAGAGGATGAGAATCGTAATAAGATAACCAGCATTGTTGCTGGATCATTT tTTGCCATCGGTTGGTGGATTATCATTGACATTTCCTCGCGATATTATTATCCTGATTTCAATAATGCATACCATATTTGTGGAGTACTGGCCACCATTTCTTTATTGAT gATTAACTCAGTCTCTTCAAGCCGCATTGAAATGTATTCATATGGTGTGACTGATTATACCGTTCATATTTGGCTGTTTGTTGGTTTTGTTCTTGGATTTGGCAGTCTAATCGCTTCATTGTGGATCTTATTTGGAGCCTATGTTGTGACTGGTGTCAACATATTGCCAGGACTAGGAATCTTCTTTcagaatttattcatatttttagg gtcaattatttttaaatttggtCGAAAATATGACGATTATTAA
- the LOC124492031 gene encoding mediator of RNA polymerase II transcription subunit 12-like protein — translation MSTVLISTHLYEKRPLKKPRLGPPDVYPQDPKQKEDELTQQFVKQGYSNRTLQDEHEYGTERNANINTSRFGEYFSAILAKKHELNTFSDTSKKKHVVNKDSALYVTAKTKPYVEGWFKDLASNTKSLAHLSKKVPFFNKKEEIFVWLYEYSVPMIKAQWFLKVSNAHQMAISESNNKSKKRNQMPDPSQEWTASLCKTLKENYMKIMESTNPNMNNAGSTFSSMNNSLNSPPIKIKELLNQWEYYTRLARSLYEEGLLDRHDFLFWLLELFEKIKSIDDPLLTLIAPMLVQYVNEFIHSEFLSRHLAFHCAKKISQLVAHVSSESSVDTDKENVNDHKDPDKISSSNFNTNSKSSLNESTDSVMLISCFKDIIACSKFQELLLALSCVIQVITIECPTALVWHNFDSSSFLDNSNSVSKTALLHGSPLDYLPCEPSNLPIQSTENVKHLRERIRSSENLIRHRSANSEKRWFFRTFEAVSSPDSVGNVVNRLLDVLDSIDKHSFDKVTSSNPLDSLYNIIFNTTIHFDGDNSYGSHNERNRVNSTANKSIQEIIAEDVAVVKLLCEWAVTTKRLGEYRSRIVAKLLERRQNEILQEKDNFNNEVENAEINKNHVDSDNKELTNGWNNNENKSTSIINNDNIPLYQNVLFEFLDQYAPVAEDKTLGIYFSTNAFPNNNCSSDNKQAFHNLVLLFAELIRHDVFSHDVYMRTLISRGHFVNPPNISLIPSSNSNHPIKNTNEDSLTGLLPPNMETVSNGGLMNPLHKSTSSSSLPMFDPLSNNSNLNSNEQLVSNMFSINEDEDKLDEDLDKILQNIKAGQQSKDDQNDILLPDAMESDKEDETNGPNSVNTNSTSLSDLTNNNKNQLSEQINATSRHLLYTLHFPLPQEESFMHECNQRHILLYGVSKTKDEARHIVKKVTKEIQKLFNRKSSLDINDNGKVKKHVIKEGFNFENAIAKFQNLSIFDQHVVTNTCASTVLEMLNGVVVGSANHLPLIESIAFLFDLMEIALNVNGLVEFIVQMLRELVEVESVLKQKCPLLARPYCTSIGLYIVGVLNRYHNYVVASTEDIYQIFDGLWKLVRNVSTPNDCSSAERCIFFYIDDLYSSCAYVLKKYQDIISPISQKIKTMIAIRDDNTKGSLNHPCVMMQYLKNPREKVDSIHIRQLNENASDRYSLVFNAIRCITEANDMDYLNELSVLCAELTASCWLLSNEWFDAIQALCNPKCMNDYISLLTQINIGDRSIYDNLAVFVSILVARRCFSLVDLIYRVFIGSLLIPTVESGEETERKARLCCHLILYLFKYYNSPLAASNSAMNSSFASSSRYSLTSPGPLGLSTVAPTLGSGQKSPFNIKYACDRYLLGGALNSLQLELILTLLKAIMRLGTQEKKGCEKNFKSDKSDFDSFYKPMNNEDEFSDRTYLSQIAKSKIDSTEKPSLSDFAKYVLRQVCLQDWVHDRCLRGFMIQPNSVKKLFDKKISYEDSQCLLNMICYHKQIMPPPVNINEKIDSKQIIHIFQNLDEWSLRISWLQLHLIYENLAINSLSPQSNYEWLDTLAPAIMDYFQQSCLMEPVLNSKNLTIFTSNSSNMKNNMLTFGNNNNNNNSNERIWLLKPLISKLPLQSKILRFAANMFDSSNWILYSQNQSGSMSSKSKFGFQGFKNSNNLAGITLNNQNPTTTLLSYQPFVSLLLKCLNSKEDHKELILKSMHSQLLQCINEKLSDDVRSKSFIQEGLQLRLSLVGAIFETIKSSTSLTNDWVVLLAQLISYTIVDPHINYVNFSTVLDMLTSLMHYSHASNVLPEQREETKKLNQNLIKKLKKELNVERIGLGVRMAKQLLPLVKHQAEVIACEAMGSLVDTKGNKIAGFDSIDKKQGFQAAEKQKLSPWDLIEGVKNYVPLSWTWFGAIKMERKPLRMEENFCLLARHDHDIYPASSFYIESPPVPPEDEPPQLQTQPQVSSQPIMSQNPLPPPQLGYNQAHPVIAPNGSNISSVGQATGPAPPPALMNNIPPQSHSFNPSHQSTMHHQLHQGPPHSNQGPPSNMGPGGFQYHMNPIAMSSNNILHGAIQGPTGPNGTTLPPNVMHSSPIVQQVPTQQPPHMMNSSSNEPTSHMNPQNHPMMMASLNNSSMMPMQMDMMDTPPSGQPNLGRSMPGPGTIPGLRPSMTPGNMPMPPMPTVNTRAQAPKKPKATRKRRNAKNQQAVNIAPMPNQPTPPVRMSNSFDNYNSNQVNSNQNAATNWNYQNQNSQQSNMNSNNQSFYHQSGSGPGPNQTGSSMMIPQQAPNQRFQGQVIQPKERLRAMLHHRHPNPNQFNMNQNEPSVTNVVNSGPMMNNQQPTGQMFSSRHQMPSMMQKTQIRSQGPQPQNNQSMTNQNNMFQQQQQQQPPPPPTQQQLNQINPAPMHHHMQQSSNFRPPPSVQNVQFNNNMQSMDSSMSISANQNYQQPTSNSQQQNMMMRPQMAMNSQQQNQGQFMQQRSQFTNFGGHQVPPQAQQQTQQPQPPPQQQQMMNNWQGNQMGQNHPRAPMTQLQRQLSTPNPGQLQGSYPY, via the exons ATGTCAACCGTGTTGATATCAACACATCTTTATGAAAAAAGGCCTTTGAAAAAACCGAGATTAGGCCCACCGGATGTTTATCCACAggatccaaaacaaaaagag GATGAATTAACACAACAATTCGTTAAACAAGGCTATAGCAATCGAACATTGCAAGATGAACACGAATATGGAACAGAAAGAAATGCAAATATTAATACGAGTAGGTTTGGTGAATATTTCAGCGCCATTTTAGCCAAAAAGCACGAATTAAATACGTTCAGCGATACGAGTAAAAAGAAACATGTAGTTAACAAAGATAGTGCATTATATGTTAcagccaaaacaaaacctTATGTTGAAGGTTGGTTCAAAGATTTGGCTTCCAATACAAAATCATTAGCACATCTTTCGAAAAAAGttccatttttcaataaaaaagaagaaatttttgtttggctATATGAATATTCGGTACCGATGATCAAAGCACAATGGTTCCTGAAAGTTTCGAATGCTCATCAGATGGCAATTTCCGAATCGAATAACAAGtcgaaaaaacgaaatcaaaTGCCTGATCCATCCCAGGAATGGACTGCCAGTTTATGTAAAACACTTAAAGAAAATTATATGAAGATTATGGAATCTACAAATCCAAATATGAATAATGCTGGAAGTACATTTTCATCGATGAACAATTCTTTGAATTCACCaccaataaaaatcaaagaacTTTTAAATCAATGGGAATATTATACACGATTAGCTCGTTCACTATACGAAGAAGGTCTATTAGATCGACATGATTTCCTTTTTTGGCTATTGgaattatttgaaaagaTCAAATCAATAGATGATCCGTTGTTGACATTGATTGCTCCAATGTTGGTTCAATATgttaatgaatttattcattcagaaTTTCTGTCCCGTCATCTTGCATTCCATTGTGCCAAAAAGATTAGCCAATTAGTGGCTCATGTATCAAGTGAATCCAGTGTGGATACGGATAAAGAAAATGTAAACGACCATAAAGATCCTGATAAAATTAGCTCTTCGAATTTCAATACAAATTCCAAATCGTCATTAAATGAATCAACCGACAGTGTGATGTTGATCTCATGTTTCAAAGATATAATCGCTTGTTCAAAATTTCAGGAACTTTTACTCGCTTTATCTTGTGTTATACAAGTCATAACCATTGAATGTCCTACTGCATTAGTATGGCATAATTTCGACAGTTCATCATTCCTTGATAATTCGAATTCGGTCAGTAAAACAGCTTTGCTACATGGTTCTCCTTTAGATTATCTTCCATGTGAACCATCGAATTTGCCAATCCAATCGACAGAAAATGTTAAGCATTTGCGTGAAAGAATTAGAAGTtcagaaaatttaattcgtCATCGTAGTGcaaattcagaaaaaagGTGGTTCTTCAGAACGTTCGAAGCTGTTTCCTCTCCGGATTCCGTTGGTAATGTTGTCAATCGTTTGCTCGACGTTTTAGATTCAATCGATAAACATTCATTTGACAAAGTAACCTCCTCTAACCCGTTGGATTCACTTTACAATATAATCTTCAATACTACAATTCATTTCGATGGTGATAATTCTTATGGCTCACACAACGAACGTAATCGTGTCAATTCAACggcaaacaaatcaatacaAGAAATTATTGCTGAagatgttgctgttgtgaAACTGCTTTGTGAATGGGCTGTTACAACTAAACGATTGGGTGAATATCGTTCCAGAATAGTGGCAAAATTGCTCGAAAGAAGACAAAATGAGATACTACAGGAAAAggataatttcaataatgaagTTGAAAATGCcgaaatcaacaaaaatcatgtTGATTCTGATAACAAAGAATTAACCAATGGatggaataataatgaaaataaatcaacatcaattattaataacGATAACATTCCTTTGTATCAAAATGTCCTGTTCGAATTTCTCGATCAATATGCACCAGTGGCTGAAGATAAAACATTAGGAATATATTTTTCCACCAACGCATTTCCCAACAATAATTGTTCGTCTGATAACAAACAAGCTTTTCATAATTTGGTTTTGTTATTTGCCGAACTAATTCGCCATGATGTATTCTCGCATGATGTTTATATGCGAACATTGATATCGCGAGGTCATTTTGTTAATCCACCAAACATTTCATTAATTCCTTCATCAAATTCGAACCATCCAATCAAAAATACGAATGAAGATTCGCTGACAGGATTATTACCACCAAACATGGAAACGGTTTCAAATGGTGGATTGATGAATCCACTTCATAAaagtacatcatcatcttcactGCCAATGTTTGATCCATTATCAAACAATTCAAATCTTAATAGCAATGAACAATTAGTTTCGAACatgttttcaatcaatgaagatgaagataaATTGGATGAAGATCTAGATAAAATTCTACAGAATATTAAAGCCGGACAACAAAGTAaagatgatcaaaatgatataCTACTTCCTGATGCAATGGAATCTGATAAAGAAGATGAAACTAATGGTCCAAATTCGGTGAACACtaattcaacatcattatctgaTCTtaccaataacaataaaaatcaattatccGAACAAATCAATGCCACATCAAGACATTTACTGTATACATTGCATTTCCCTTTACCTCAAGAAGAATCATTTATGCATGAATGTAATCAACGACATATACTTTTATATGGCGTCAGTAAAACAAAAGATGAAGCTCGACATATCGTAAAAAAAGTcacaaaagaaattcaaaaattattcaatcgaAAAAGTTCATTAGACATCAATGACAATGGCAAAGTAAAAAAACATGTTATCAAAGAaggattcaattttgaaaatgctattgcaaaatttcaaaatctaTCCATTTTCGATCAACATGTTGTTACAAATACATGTGCCAGCACAGTATTGGAAATGTTAAATGGTGTTGTCGTTGGCAGCGCCAATCACTTGCCATTGATCGAATCGATTGCATTTCTTTTCGATCTCATGGAAATAGCATTAAATGTTAATGGTTTAGTGGAATTTATTGTCCAGATGCTTCGAGAATTGGTTGAAGTCGAAAGTGTTTTGAAGCAAAAATGTCCATTACTCGCTCGGCCATATTGTACATCGATTGGATTATACATTGTTGGCGTACTTAATCGTTATCATAATTATGTAGTTGCATCCACCGAAGATATCtatcaaatatttgatggATTATGGAAATTAGTTCGTAATGTTAGTACACCTAATGATTGTTCATCAGCCGAACGTTGTATTTTCTTCTATATTGATGATCTATATTCGTCTTGTGCTTATGTATTGAAGAAATATCAAGATATAATCAGTCCAATTtcacaaaaaatcaaaaccatGATTGCTATCCGTGATGATAACACAAAAGGATCGTTAAACCATCCTTGTGTCATGATGCAATATTTGAAGAATCCAAGAGAAAaagttgattcaattcatattcggcaattgaatgaaaatgcaTCAGATCGATATTCATTAGTGTTCAATGCCATTCGGTGTATAACCGAAGCAAATGATATGGATTATCTGAACGAATTGTCTGTACTTTGTGCCGAATTAACTGCTTCATGTTGGCTACTATCGAATGAATGGTTCGACGCTATTCAAGCTTTATGCAATCCAAAATGTATGAATGATTACATATCGTTACTTACACAAATCAACATTGGTGATCGTAGTATCTATGACAATCTTGCtgttttcgtttcaattCTGGTGGCACGTCGATGTTTCAGTCTCGTAGATTTGATTTATCGTGTTTTTATTGGCTCACTTCTGATACCAACGGTCGAAAGTGGAGAAGAAACTGAACGAAAAGCTAGACTTTGTTGTCATCTCAtactttatttattcaaatattatAATTCACCATTAGCTGCTTCAAATTCAGCCATGAATTCTTCgtttgcatcatcatcacgttACTCATTGACTAGCCCTGGTCCACTTGGCCTTTCAACAGTAGCACCCACCTTAGGTTCAGGTCAAAAATCTCCATTCAATATCAAATATGCTTGCGATCGTTATCTTCTTGGTGGAGCACTAAATTCATTACAACTTGAATTGATTCTTACACTTTTGAAAGCTATCATGAGACTTG GGactcaagagaaaaaaggttgcgagaaaaattttaaatctgATAAATCAGATTTTGATTCGTTTTACAAACCTATGaacaatgaagatgaattcAGCGATAGAACCTATTTAAGTCAGATAGCTAAATCCAAAATAGATTCAACAGAAAAACCATCGCTTTCTGATTTTGCCAAATACGTATTACGTCAGGTTTGTCTGCAGGATTGGGTACATGATCGATGTCTACGTGGTTTCATGATTCAACCAAATtcagtaaaaaaattatttgacaaaaaaatctcataTGAAGATTCTCAATGTTTGCTCAATATGATATGTtatcacaaacaaatcatGCCACCTCCAGTgaatattaatgaaaaaattgattcaaaacaaataattcatATATTTCAAAATCTTGACGAATGGTCGTTACGAATCTCATGGTTACAGTTGCAtttaatatatgaaaatcttGCCATCAATTCACTATCGCCACAAAGTAATTATGAATGGTTAGATACGTTAGCGCCAGCCATAATGGATTACTTTCAGCAATCATGTCTAATGGAACCTGTTTTGAATAGCAAAAATCTAACCATTTTCACATCGAATAGTTCCAACATGAAGAATAATATGTTGACttttggtaataataataataataataattccaatgAACGAATATGGCTATTAAAACCATTAATTTCGAAGCTGCCACTTCAAAGTAAAATTCTACGTTTTGCTGCCAATATGTTCGATTCATCGAATTGGATTCTATATTCTCAAAATCAATCTGGTTCAATGAGCTCAAAAAGCAAATTTGGATTTCAAggattcaaaaattcaaataatcttGCCGGAATTACATTGAACAATCagaatccaacaacaacactgtTGTCATATCAGCCTTTCGTGTCTTTATTActgaaatgtttgaattcaaaagaaGATCATAAAGAACTCATTCTAAAATCAATGCATTCACAATTGTTACAATGCATTAATGAGAAATTAAGTGATGATGTTCGATCGAAAAGTTTCATTCAAGAAGGACTCCAACTTCGGCTTAGTTTAGTTGGCGCAATATtcgaaacaatcaaatcatcaacatcattgacCAATGATTGGGTAGTTTTATTAGCACAATTGATCAGCTATACTATTGTTGATCCACATATTAATTATGTGAATTTTTCCACTGTATTGGATATGCTTACATCGTTGATGCATTATTCACATGCATCAAATGTTTTACCAGAACAACgtgaagaaacaaaaaaactaaatcaaaatttgattaaaaaattgaaaaaagagcTCAATGTTGAAAGAATCGGACTAGGAGTTCGAATGGCTAAACAATTATTACCATTGGTTAAACATCAAGCTGAAGTGATAGCATGTGAAGCTATGGGTTCTTTGGTCGATACCAAAGGAAACAAAATAGCCGGATTCGATTCTATTGATAAGAAACAAGGCTTTCAAGCAGCTGAAAAACAGAAGCTTTCACCATGGGATCTGATTGAAGGCGTTAAAAATTATGTTCCATTAAGTTGGACATGGTTTGGAGCCATAAAAATGGAACGTAAACCTTTACGAATGGAAGAGAATTTCTGTCTTCTTGCTCGCCATGATCATGATATAT aCCCTGCTTCTTCATTCTATATAGAATCACCACCTGTACCACCTGAAGATGAACCACCACAATTGCAAACACAACCACAAGTATCATCACAACCGATCATGTCTCAGAATCCattgccaccaccacaactTGGCTACAATCAAGCTCATCCGGTAATAGCGCCAAACGGATCTAATATATCTTCTGTTGGTCAAGCAACTGGACCAGCACCTCCGCCGGCTCTTATGAACAATATACCACCACAGTCTCATTCTTTTAATCCTTCACATCAAAGCACAATGCATCATCAACTTCATCAAGGACCGCCACATTCTAATCAAGGACCGCCTAGTAATATGGGCCCTGGTGGTTTCCAGTATCACATGAATCCGATTGCAATGAGCTCGAATAACATACTTCATGGTGCAATACAAGGTCCTACCGGTCCCAATGGTACAACTTTACCACCGAATGTAATGCATTCATCTCCAATCGTACAACAAGTTCCTACACAACAGCCTCCTCATATGATGAACAGTAGCAGCAATGAACCAACTTCGCATATGAATCCACAAAATCATCCTATGATGATggcatcattgaataattcatcaatgatgccTATGCAAATGGACATGATGGATACACCACCATCAGGTCAGCCAAATCTTGGCCGTTCTATGCCTGGTCCTGGAACGATTCCCGGTTTGAGACCATCAATGACTCCAGGTAACATGCCAATGCCACCGATGCCGACTGTAAATACTAGAGCACAAGCGCCTAAAAAACCTAAAGCTACTCGAAAACGACGAAATgcaaaaaatcaacaagcAGTCAATATTGCCCCAATGCCAAATCAGCCCACTCCTCCTGTACGAATGTCGAATTCTTTCGATAACTATAACTCTAATCAAGTCAATTCTAATCAGAATGCCGCCACCAATTGGAactatcaaaatcaaaattcacaaCAATCTAACATGAATTccaacaatcaatcattctaTCATCAATCAGGATCAGGCCCTGGCCCTAATCAAACAGGatcttcaatgatgattccaCAGCAGGCGCCTAATCAGCGATTTCAGGGACAAGTGATCCAACCAAAAGAACGATTACGTGCAATGCTCCATCATCGACATCCGAATCctaatcaattcaatatgaatcaaaatgaaccATCAGTGACAAATGTAGTCAATTCCGgtccaatgatgaataatcaacaaccaaCTGGCCAAATGTTTTCATCTCGTCATCAGATGCCATCGATGATGCAAAAAACTCAAATCAGATCACAAGGACCTCAACcccaaaataatcaatcgatgaccaatcaaaataatatgttccaacaacagcaacaacaacagccaccaccaccaccaactcaacaacaattaaatcaaattaatccTGCTCCTATGCATCACCATAtgcaacaatcatcaaattttagACCACCACCTTCTGTCCAGAACGTACAATTCAATAACAATATGCAATCAATGGATAGTTCAATGTCAATATCAGCCAATCAAAATTACCAGCAGCCAACATCAAATTCACAGCaacaaaatatgatgatgagaccACAAATGGCAATGaattcacaacaacagaatcaagGACAATTCATGCAACAAAG ATCTCAATTTACCAACTTTGGAGGACATCAAGTTCCACCACAagctcaacaacaaacacaacagCCACAACCACCTcctcaacaacagcaaatgatgaataattggCAAGGTAATCAAATGGGACAAAATCATCCAAGGGCACCAATGACTCAGCTTCAACGGCAACTTTCGACACCAAATCCAGGACAGCTTCAAGGCTCATACCcatattga
- the LOC124492034 gene encoding TBC1 domain family member 14, with protein MDIQSNQQQQRSSVATRNPCSLSDALHHVDRNLVYDPVTKKLCLKNCNENPSNGTTKIHTNSCSTAKTFYHDDLKDNDEKCANYMIKDNVEDHQSEIDSMINMAKHLNLYDVNIYGEYKHDITNGTNVCVKRPQNLPPKSKDEERKHREQFLEILLHAQTKDLQRKKLRKDFVKRKAQQEDEIQKAIKIWTEEILPCWHQSLITKRVQNLWWNGIPSSIRPKVWNLVIGNDLHITEQLFHICLSRSREKIWVRQFISRKCSNPLSPMTSCNHKTHRRSASHSSEVSSCPSSSDQSIITDKAKDSDDDDGENIAFLIKLDVLRTFPQLGLFQETGPYHKSLCDVLSAYVVYRPDIGYCQGMSFLAAMLLLNSQSTFSAFTSLANLLNNELLMVFYGLNQNKMRIIYSYYDRQFHSLLPDLASHFVYTLFARSLSLDCVSRVWDIFLRDGNEFIFRASLGLLSMFKNELIKLEFIDSARFLSNLPEDMDMEKYFEIIASIKLVPPKLSTLLATDVINQTIIITNDSNTAKSRYSLFVNKIWRF; from the exons atggatattcaatcaaatcaacagcaacaacgatCATCGGTGGCTACAAGGAATCCTTGTTCATTGAGCGATGCTTTACATCATGTGGATCGAAATTTGGTTTATGATCCAGTaacgaaaaaattatgtcttaaaaattgtaatgaaaatCCATCCAATGGTACAACCAAAATACATACGAATAGTTGCTCAACAGCGAAAACATTCTATCATGATGATCtcaaagataatgatgaaaaatgtgcCAACTATATGATCAAAGATAATGTGGAAGATCATCAGAGTGAAATagattcaatgattaataTGGCCAAACATCTTAACCTATATGATGTAAACATATATGGCGAATATAAACATGATATCACTAATGGAACCAATGTTTGCGTTAAAAGACCACAAAATCTTCCACCAAAAAGTAAAGATGAAGAACGAAAACACCGCGAACAATTTCTAGAGATATTACTACATGCTCAAACAAAAGAtttacaacgaaaaaaattacgaaaAGACTTTGTGAAAAGAAAGGCTCAACAAGAAGATGAAATCCAAAAAGCAATCAAAATTTGGACTGAAGAAATATTGCCTTGTTGGCATCAATCACTCATTACTAAACGTGTACAAAATCTATGGTGGAATGGCATTCCTTCATCGATTCGGCCAAAAGTTTGGAATCTGGTTATTGGTAACGATTTGCACATAACTGAACAATTATTCCATATTTGTCTAAGTCGatcgagagaaaaaatttgggTACGGCAATTTATTTCAAGAAAATGTTCCAATCCTTTATCACCGATGACTTCATGTAATCATAAAACACATAGACGATCCGCTTCGCATTCGTCCGAAGTTTCTTcctgtccatcatcatctgatcaGAGTATTATCACCGATAAAGCCAAAGatagcgatgatgatgatggtgaaaatattgcctttttaatcaaattggATGTTTTACGAACATTTCCACAATTGGGTCTTTTTCAGGAAACGGGTCCATATCACAAATCTTTGTGTGACGTTCTATCTGCTTATGTTGTTTATCGGCCAGATATTGGATACTGTCAAGGAATGTCATTTTTAGCTGcaatgttattattgaattcacAATCTACATTCTCAGCGTTTACTTCTTTAGCAAATCTTCTTAACAATGAACTTTTAATGGTATTCTATGGTCTCAATCAAAATAAGATGCGTATCATCTACTCATATTACGATCGACAATTTCATTCGTTATTACCAGATTTAGCAAGTCATTTC GTCTATACATTATTTGCCCGGTCATTGTCGTTAGATTGTGTGAGCCGTGTATGGGACATATTTTTGCGAGATGGTAATGAATTCATATTTCGAGCTTCCCTAGGATTATTGTCCATGTTCAAGAATGAACTTATCAAACtagaattcattgattcgGCTCGATTTCTTTCCAATTTACCCGAAGATATGGatatggaaaaatatttcgaAATTATTGCCTCAATCAAATTGGTGCCACCAAAATTGTCTACATTGTTAGCTACCGACGTAATTAATCAGACAATCATAATAACTAATGATTCAAATACTGCTAAATCCCGTTACTCTTTATTTGTGAACAAAATTTGGCgattttga